AGCATTTTTTTGAATAACGGCACACACAACAGGCTGTTTGTTGAGAGTACCTGCTTTGATATATCTCAGCGTACCGTTATCATAACTTCTTTGAAATCTGTCAGATACCTGCTGACAGCGTTGCTGAGGTGTTAAACCTTTACTACTAAAATACTGGGAAACCCAACGAATCACTGGTAGCCTCTTGCCATTTTGGGTACGAACAAATGTTGTCGGTACACCATTGCTTTGACCACAGTAAAAAGTTGTGTCTCCAGCGTAGCTTGGTTGATTGAGGATAGCTGTTGTCGCAAATGTAGTCAGTGCAGCTATACCGAAAACCCTTACATTCCATGTCAAAGGTTGATCAGATATCTCCAGTTTCATAAATGCAAACTAAGTAAAATAGGGTAAACCACACTTTTGCAGGAATACAATAAGCTACAACCTCAAATGGCAGCATTTCAGATTATGCCTTAGATATAGTAGTAAAATTAGTGTGTCTATATGAAAATAAAGCCTTAGGCTCACATTTTACAGTAATATCAAGGCTGCACAACATCCCGCCCTCAAATAAATTTGGGGCTAATAGCTGAAGTTTACTAAAGTAGACTAATCTTTTTATTGAGTCATCTAAAGATAAGTTCGTTCTATTAGCTTTTGGATTTTAATCCTTAGCAGTATTTTATACTGGTGCAAGTTATCAATTAAGATAAGCCTGGTTTACCCTACTCTAGGACAAGCGCTACATCCTACAGGAAGGCGATCGCTTACGATTAGTTAGAATTTGAATCTCTCGCTAATTGTCTTTTAGTTGTGCCTTTTTTCGTACTTCTACCTTCTTCCATAAAAGAATATTGTAAAAATAAGCTTAAGATATTATCAAATAAATTAACTAACCAATATTTAATGCTAAAATTCACTTTTTTTTGCTTGCTTA
Above is a genomic segment from Fischerella sp. JS2 containing:
- a CDS encoding COP23 domain-containing protein; translation: MKLEISDQPLTWNVRVFGIAALTTFATTAILNQPSYAGDTTFYCGQSNGVPTTFVRTQNGKRLPVIRWVSQYFSSKGLTPQQRCQQVSDRFQRSYDNGTLRYIKAGTLNKQPVVCAVIQKNAACTDTTLLFTLKPGSNPDATLRQIMDRRALAAGNTTNQSGGDTSNDPVNIDVEAYLYFGK